Within Metabacillus sp. KUDC1714, the genomic segment GCGGAACATCTGTTCAAGAGATCAACCGTCTATTAAAGCAATTTGAAGATATGAAAAAAATGATGAAGCAAATGACTAGTATGTCAAAAGGTAAGAAAAAAGGGATGAAATTCCCATTTATGTAAATTTAAAAGTGCAGGCGCCTTGGTCAGGCCCGACAAGCATAAGACGCACATGAATATAAGGCGTTCTTTGCCTTCAATTCATGTGCGCTTATGACCTCGAGGGGAAAGGTTCTGGAGCTAGAGACTAAAACTAAGTACAAAAATCTACTTTTTTTAAAGGAAATTTCTTCTGACAAGAAAAAAACCTTTACATCATAAAAGTTATTTGATAATATACTATCTTGTTGAAATATTTTCGGAGGTGCTTTATAAAATGGCAGTAAAAATTCGTTTAAAACGTATGGGATCAAAAAGATCACCTTTTTATCGTATTGTAGTAGCAGATTCTCGTTCACCACGTGATGGACGTTACATCGAAGTAGTTGGAACATACAATCCAGTTGTGCAACCAGCAGAAGTTAAAATCAACGAAGAATTAGCAATGAAATGGATGCAAGATGGTGCTAAACCATCTGATACAGTACGTAACTTGTTCTCAAAACAAGGCATTATGGAAAAATTCCATAACGCAAAATTAAGCAAGTAATGAATGCAAATGAGATGAAAGAGTTAATCGAAGCTATTGTTAAGCCGCTTGTTGACTCACCAGAGCATGTTGAAATAACAGAACTGGTAACTGAGAACCAAATTACGTATCGCCTTTCTGTTCATAAAGAAGACGTTGGTAAAGTAATTGGAAAACAAGGCCGTATAGCAAAAGCGATTCGAACTGTTGTTTATGCAGCAGGATCAAATTCATCTAAAAGAATTCAACTTGAAATTAATGACTGAAAAAAGGGTGAGGATCGATCCTCCCCTTTTTTTGTACATTAGAATATATTTTTTAGTTTCAGTGTCAAGCACCGAAGTACATACATGCAAAACAGGAGCTTGCGCACTTCTAATAGTATTAAGCTCAGGTAGGGGAGGAATAATAATGGATATACTCCACCGTGTTACTGTAAAACAAATCTTGACTGAAACAAGTAAGCAAGCATTAATTGAGCAGTTTACAAATAAGAAAAAACTACTAGAGCAAGAGTGTGATCAACTATATTTTCAATATAAAAAGGTTGAAAAAACTAGCAATCAGCTTGCAACACAATTTTTAAAAGAGATCGATAAAAGACGTGAAAAAATAAAACTAGTTGAATTTCAACTTCAACAAGTACATACTTTACCCCTTGGTAGTGAGCTTAAGGAAAAAGAAGTGGAAGCAATTATTGAAGTAAATGTTGGTGACAATTGGAATGAACTAATGAAAGAAAGAACAATTGTCATAAAAGATGGAATTGTAGATCAAATACGCCTGAGGTGATGAAAATGGCTGAAAAATGGTTTAATGTTGGAAAAATCGTAAACACGCATGGAGTTAAAGGTGAGGTTCGTGTTATATCAAAAACAGATTTCGCTGAGGAAAGATATGAGCCTGGCAATAAATTATACATATTTAAAGATGGCTCCAATGATCCGATAGAGGTTGTTGTAGATAACCACCGGGTACATAAAAACTTTGACTTACTGACATTTAAAGGAATGAATTCCATTCAAGATGTAGAGCAATTTAAAGGTTCTTTACTAAAAGTAGACGAAAATCAGTTGTCAGAACTAGATGAAGGCGAATTCTATTTTCATGAAATCATTGGTTGCCACATGTATACGGATCAAGGAGAGGAAATCGGGAAAATCCATGAGATTTTAGCAACAGGTGCTAATGACGTATGGATAGTGAAAAGAAATGGTGATAAAGACCTCCTCGTTCCTTACATCAAAGATATTGTTAAGGAAATTAATATTGAAGAAAAGAAAGTAATCATTACTCCAATGGAAGGGTTACTAGACTGATGAAAATTGATTTTATGACACTTTTTCCAGAGATGTTTGACGGTGTATTGAATGAATCGATTTTAAAAAAAGCACAGGAAAAAGAAGCTGTTCAGTTTCGGATTATTAATTTTCGTGATTATTCTTCAAATAAACATAATAATGTTGATGATTATCCTTATGGTGGTGGAGCAGGGATGGTTTTGCAGCCACAGCCCATATTTGATGCTGTAGAGGATATTGAAAGGCAAACAGATGCAAAACCTAAAGTGATCCTTGTATGCCCTCAAGGAGAGCGTTTTACGCAAGCTAAGGCTGAACAATTAGCAACCGAAGAACATCTCCTTTTTATATGTGGTCATTATGAAGGGTATGATGAACGGATTAGAGAGCATCTTGTAACAGATGAAATTTCAATTGGAGACTTCGTCTTAACAGGTGGTGAGCTTGCATCCATGGTAATTGCTGATAGTGTTGTTCGACTCCTTCCAGGAGTATTAGGAAATGAGGATTCACCAGTTTTAGATTCATATAGTTCAGGTCTACTTGAACATCCACATTATACGAGACCTGCAGATTTTAGAGGAATGAAGGTTCCTGAGGTCCTGCTGTCAGGTAATCATAAGCGTATTGAGGAATGGCGTGAGCAGGAGTCTCTCCGAAGGACATTCACCAGAAGACCAGATCTATTAGAAACTTATCCTCTTACAGAGAAGCAAAAATCTTTGATTAAACAATGGGAAAATGAAAAGTAGCTATTGCAGGCATAACGTCTATATGGTATGATAAATCTCGTGACTTGCTGACTAGAGCTTACTATGTAATCTTTTTTCTGTAGAGTCTTAAAACGATGTTCCGCTGCAATACGAAATGTTGGAATGAGCATCTGTTGGAAGGAGTTGAAAACGATGCAAAAACTAATTGAAGATATCACAAAAGAACAATTAAAAACTGATCTACCTGCATTCCGTCCTGGTGACACAGTACGTGTACACGTAAAAGTTATCGAGGGTACTCGTGAACGTGTTCAGGTGTATGAAGGTGTTGTGATTAAGCGTCGTGGTGGTGGAATTAGTGAAACATTTACAGTACGTAAGATTTCTTACGGTGTAGGTGTTGAGCGTACTTTCCCTGTACACACACCAAAGATCGCGAAGTTAGAAGTTATCCGTCGCGGTAAAGTTCGCCGTGCGAAACTTTATTACCTACGTCAATTACGTGGTAAAGCTGCGCGTATCAAAGAAATTCGATAAGATAGCTTAGCAATGCTAAGTCTCTAATATATGGGTCAGCACTTAGTACTGTCCGTATAGGTGAAAAGGAGCTTGTTTTTATAACAAGCTCCTTTTTCATCTAAGTTCTTTTGTAAAAAATTATTGCCTTAAAACGACTCCAAGAAATTTCAAGTGAATACGACTTAATAAATAAGTGAAATCGGTAGATTGACTTACCTTGTAATAGGGAATAGTAATAAGTAAAAGTGTTGATAATGATTGCTAGAGTAGGTGAAATAATGACAAAAAAGAAAAACGAACTGTTAGAATGGATTAAGGCATTGGCGATAGCAGTACTATTAGCAGCCGTCATACGTTATTTCTTTTTTGCTCCAATAGTAGTTGATGGATATTCTATGATGCCAACCTTACATACACAGGATAGGATGATTGTGAATAAGTTCTCATATAAAATCGGTGAACCTAAACGTTTTGATATTGTTGTATTTCATGCAACGATTGACAAAGATTATATTAAAAGAGTAATCGGTTTGCCGGGGGATCATGTTGAGTATGAGAATGATACTCTTTATATAAATGGAGAAGCGTTTGAAGAACCATACCTTGAAGAATATAAAAATCAACTAATAGATGGACCATTAACCGAGCCCTTTGATCTCGAAAGTATCATTGGACAATCAACAGTACCAGAAGGCCATATCTTTGTTATGGGTGATAATAGAAGACAAAGTAAGGATAGCAGACACATTGGTACAGTTCCGATTGAAGAAGTTATGGGAAAAACCAGTTTGGTATACTGGCCCATCTCAGGTTTTAGAATCGCTGAGTAACGGAAAAAGAAGGTGCTTTTTATGACTATACAATGGTTTCCAGGACATATGGCAAAAGCTAGAAGACAAGTAACAGAAAAGCTTAAATTAATTGATATTGTTTTTGAACTTGTTGATGCTAGAATACCAATGTCTTCACGAAATCCTATGATCGATGAAATTGTGTCATCAAAGCCTCGTATTGTATTATTAAATAAGGCAGATAAGGCTGATGATGCCATAACCAAGCAATGGCTGGAGTTTTTCAAAGAAAAAGGTATACATGCCCTTGCAATCGATGCACAAACAGGAACTGGATTAAAACAAATTACCGCTTTATCAAAGGTATTGTTAAAAGAGAAATTTGATAAAATGGCTGCAAAAGGAATAAAACCTAGAGCTATACGAGCGTTAATTATCGGAATTCCAAATGTAGGGAAATCAACATTAATAAATAGACTGGCAAAGAAAAATATTACCAAAACAGCCGACAGGCCTGGTGTAACAACTGCTCAGCAGTGGGTAAAGGTTGGACAAGAACTTGAGCTCTTGGATACTCCAGGAATACTCTGGCCAAAATTTGAAGATCAGCTAGTAGGTTTTAAGCTTGCAACAACTGGTGCTATTAAAGATGCAATCCTAAATCTGCAAGAGGTAACAGTTTTTGCATTAAATTTTCTAAAAGAACACTATCCTAATCGGCTAATTGGTCGCTTTCATTTGGATGAGTTACCGGATGAGATTGTGCCCCTTTTTGATGAAATCGGTAAAAAGCGTGGGTGTATTATGCCTGGAGGTTATATTGATTATGATAAAACCTCTGAACTTGTTCTTAGAGAAATCCGTGCTGATAAATTAGGAAGATTATCTTTTGAAACACCAAAACAATTTACTGAACAATAACATATTTAAAGGGCTCGCAATTTTGCGGGTCTTTATTTATTTTAAATTGGACCGATATAATTGGTAGAGGAAAAGTGTAAGGAGCTAATAATTATGCAATTAACAACGAAGGAAATACAAGATAGATTATCTGAAATCAAAAGTGATAAGGATCCTTTTCTAAAAGAGTGTAAAACTGATTCAAGAAAAGGCGTACAACAGCTTGTGCAAAAATGGATGAAAAAGTATGAACAAGATAAGATTCTTCAGCAGCAGTTCTATAGCATGCTTAGCTATGAAAGAAGTGCACATAACAATGGTTTTCATTTGATAGCAGGTATTGATGAAGTGGGGAGAGGCCCACTTGCTGGGCCTGTGGTAGCAGCAGCGGTCATCTTAAAAGAAGAGTGTTACATGCCTGGATTAAACGATTCTAAGAAGCTATCGGCACCAATGAGAGAGAAGTTTTTCAATCTTATTAAAGAAAATGCGCAGGCGATTGGAATTGGTATCGTCGCACCAGAGGTTATTGATCAAATAAATATATATGAAGCTACAAAATTAGCTATGAAGAATGCGATCAAAGAGCTAGAAATCCAGCCGAATTTTTTATTACTTGATGCAATGAAATTAGAATTACCAATTTCACAGGAATCCATTATTAAGGGTGATACAAAAAGTGTATCAATTGCAGCAAGCTCAGTTATCGCTAAGGTTACTCGTGATCGCATCATGCTTGATATAGCAAAGCAATTCCCTGAATATAGTTTTGATCAACATATGGGATATGGCACAAAGTACCATTTGGAAGCATTGCAAAAATATGGTGTTACAGTACATCATCGTAAAAGCTTTGCACCTGTAAAAGAATTACTACAATCATATTAACAAGGAAGGAGCGTATCAATGGAGCGTGCATCTGTCATGGGCAATCTCTTGAAACAAGCTGTCTCTCAACTTAGCCAGCCTCAAGGGCAGCTGATATTAAAAGAGAATCAGGTCGTATTGGGACATGTACTCAAGCTCATTCCTGACCAAAAAGCACAAATCCAGGTAGGGCATTCAAAACTGGTAGCTCATCTTGATACACCAATTCATCCATTGGAAAAATATTGGTTTACAGTAAAGGGTTCAGATCAGTTAGGGATAAAATTAAAAATAGTCAAACAAGTTGAGATAGATAAAAATTCCCAGCTTGCTACTGCGAAAGATTTATTAAGCTTATTTCAGCAACAACATACAAAGAATAATATGTTGCTAGCGAATGAACTAATAAGACTCAACATACCAATAACGAAACAACAGCTTATTACTGCTAATGAAATTATTAAAAATACACATAAGGCTCAAATACCTGAAACAATAAACACGATAATCTCAGCTTTAAAAAAACAATATCCGTTATCAGAAGTAATAGTTAGATCGATTATTGAATCTCAAAAAAGTGAACCGTTAGCTCAACAAATTGACAAGCTCTTTCAAACACTTCAACAAGAAAACATTCAAACGAAATCTATCAAACAGCTAACAGAATTAATCAAGGGAGTAATGCAAGTTTCAATTGGTAATCCTGATAATGATTTACAATTAGTTTCAAAGGATATCGTACAAAACGTTCTTTTAGCAACTGAAAAAAACTTAGGTCTCATGGATGAAACTAAATTATGGCACCAGTTAAATAGAGAGAGAGATAAAATGAATGAAACGCTTTCCCTTAAAAATATGTTGATTTCTGCTAGTAAAGAAGTTGCAATTCCAGGGTTGAAAGACCAAATTGATCAACTCATCCATCGTTTAAATGGTCAATCATTACTATATCAAGATAATGGTCCGACCCAACAAATTATAACTCAAATTCCACTCTTCTTTAACAATTCGCAGACAGATTTGACGATTAAATGGAATGGGAAAAAACAAGCGGACGGTACGATAGACCCAGCGTTTTGTCGAATTATATTTTATTTGCAACTTCCTAGACTTAATGAAACGATGATCGATGTTCAAATCCAAAATCGCGTCATGAATATTACTGTCAGAAATAATAGTAAGGCACTAGAAAAACTTGTCACACTTTATAGTAATGAATTAAAAGAACATTTAAGTAATATTGATTATTATGTAACCTCAGTTAAAGTTACGCCTTTTGAGAAGAAAGCTGAATTTCAAGGAAATTCTATCAAGCAAGTAAATATACAAACTCCCCAATCCTCATACACTGGAGTTGATATTAAAATATGATTAGTAGCAGGGAAATAAAACAAGCAATTGCCTTAAGATATGATAACGAAAAAGAAATTGCGCCAAAAGTTATAGCAAAAGGAAAAGGACTAGTTGCGAAAGAAATTATTAAAGCTGCAAACAAACAAGAAATCCACATACAAGAAGACCCGGCATTGATCGAATTACTATCAAAACTTGAAATCCATCAGCAAATCCCTGAAGAGCTATACGAGGCAGTTGCAGAAATTTTTGCATTTCTATATAAACTTGACAAAGAAATATAAAATTGTCGTTTTTGGGGACAGTCCCTAAGTGAGTAAACACTTTGTAAACCATGATATTTGTTCGGTGAAAGCTAATCTTATATAGAATTTGGGGACTGTCCCCAAATTCTATAAATTCTTCTATCTTAATAAAATAAAAATTAATTTTACTAAAGGAATATACAATTTTGTGTGGAATGGTAGACAAGGTGAAAACTATTATATAAAATGAAAGCGCAGTATATTTTTTCTTGTAAATAGGTTAGGAGGATGGCAAATGAATATCCATGAGTACCAAGGGAAAGAACTCCTTCGAAAATACGGGGTTTCTGTACCAAATGGACGAGTGGCTTTTTCTGTGGATGAAGCAGTTGAAGCTGCAAAAGAACTTGGAACAGATGTAGTGGTAGTTAAAGCTCAAATCCATGCAGGTGGACGCGGTAAAGCTGGCGGGGTAAAAGTTGCTAAAAACCTTGATGAAGCTCGTACATATGCTGAAGAAATTCTTGGAAAAACATTAGTAACACACCAAACAGGTCCTGAAGGTAAAGAGGTTAAACGCCTACTTATTGAAGAAGGCTGTGATATTAAGAAGGAATATTACGTAGGTCTTGTATTAGACCGTGCTACATCACGTGTTGTTCTTATGGCCTCTGAAGAAGGTGGAACAGAGATTGAGGAAGTAGCAGAGAAAACTCCTGAAAAAATCTTTAAAGAAGTGATTGATCCTGCTGTAGGATTACAAGGCTATCAAGCTAGAAGAATCGCTTTTAACATTAACATTAAGAAAGAATTAGTTGGACAAGCTGTGAAATTCATGATGGGCTTATACCAAGCATTTGTTGAAAAGGATTGTTCAATTGCAGAAATTAATCCTTTAGTTGTTACTGGTGATGGAAAAGTTATGGCACTTGATGCGAAATTAAACTTTGATTCAAATGCACTATATCGCCACAAAGATATCGTAGAATATCGTGATCTTGAAGAAGAAGATGCAAAAGAAATTGAAGCATCTAAATATGACTTAAGCTATATTTCTTTAGACGGTAACATTGGATGTATGGTAAATGGTGCTGGTCTTGCAATGTCTACTATGGATATTATTAAGTTTTATGGCGGAGATCCGGCAAACTTCCTTGATGTTGGGGGCGGTGCAACTGCAGAAAAAGTAACAGAAGCATTTAAAATTATTCTATCTGATGAAAATGTTAAAGGTATTTTCGTTAACATCTTTGGTGGAATCATGAAATGTGATGTTATTGCAGAAGGTGTTGTAGAGGCAACAAAACAAGTAGGATTAGAGATTCCACTTGTTGTACGTCTAGAAGGTACAAACGTAGATTTAGGAAAGAAAATTTTAAATGAGTCTGGTTTAAATATTACTTCTGCAGAATCTATGGCTGACGGCGCACAAAAAATCGTTTCATTAGTAGGGTAAGAAAGGCAGGGGACAATCATGAGTGTATTTATTAATAAAGATACGAAAGTTATCGTACAAGGTATCACTGGTTCAACAGCACTTTTCCATACAAAGCAAATGCTAGAATATGGTACAAATATTGTTGGTGGTGTAACACCTGGTAAAGGTGGAACTGAGGCGAGCGGTGTACCAGTTTTCAATACAGTTCAAGAAGCTGTTCAAAAAACTGGTGCTAATGCATCTGTAATTTATGTACCTGCTCCTTTCGCTGCTGATGCAATTATGGAAGGTGTAGACGCAGAATTAGATTTAGTTATCTGTATTACAGAGCATATTCCAGTACTGGATATGGTAAAGGTTAAACGTTATATGGAAGGCAAGAATACTCGCCTTGTAGGACCTAACTGCCCAGGTGTTATTACACCAGATGAATGTAAAATTGGTATTATGCCAGGTTATATTCATAAAAAAGGTCATGTAGGTGTTGTATCTCGATCAGGAACGCTTACATATGAAGCAGTTCATCAACTATCACAAGCTGGTATTGGGCAATCTACTGCTGTGGGTATTGGTGGAGACCCAGTTAATGGGACAAACTTTATTGATGTTCTTAAAGCTTTCAACGAAGATGAGGATACATATGCTGTCATCATGATCGGTGAAATCGGTGGTACTGCTGAAGAGGAAGCTGCAGAATGGGTTAAAGCAAATATGACTAAACCAGTTGTTGGCTTTATCGGTGGTCAAACAGCACCTCCAGGAAAGCGTATGGGCCATGCTGGTGCAATTATTTCAGGTGGTAAAGGTACTGCCGAAGAAAAAATCAAAACAATGAACGAATGCGGTATTAAAGTGGCTGAAACACCATCTGTTATGGGTGAAACACTTATTTCAGTACTTGAAGAGCAAGGTTTGTTAGAGAAATGTAAAACACATTAATTACATGTCAAAGAAGGGACAGGTTTTTGCCTGTTCCTTTTCATGGTGTTTAAAATTTCATAATTTGCTAGTTCAGAAAAGTAATAGTAGGAGGAGAACATGGACATTGTTACTAAAAGATTATTTCTATTATCACATTGTAAAGGTGTAAGTAATCAACTTCTTTATAAACTCTATAAAATTGACCCAACTTTAAATATCTTTTACTCGCTTAATGATGATGAATGGACTCTTTATTTAAATGTGAAGAAAGATAAGGTTCATGCTATCAAGAAAGAATATAATTTAATAGATTTTGACTCACTTTATGAAAAATACATTGAGCACAATATATCTTTTGTTTCTTTATATGATGAAAAATATCCGCATTTGTTGAAAGAAATTTCCGACCCACCGCCAATAATGTATTATAAGGGGGATATTAGCTTAGCACAGCGTCGACATTTAATAAGTGTAGTTGGTACGAGGTATCCAACTGATTACGGTAAAAAAGCTCTAGAGCACCTTTTAAAGCCGCTTATTATTGATAATTGGGTAATTGTAAGTGGCATGGCTAAAGGAATTGATACATTAGGTCATGAAACAGCCCTACATAATGGTGGGAAAACGATTGCGGTTATTGCAGGTGGTTTATTTCATATCTATCCAAAACAAAATATACCATTAGCTAATGTACTTATGTCATCACATCTTATCCTCTCAGAACATCCCCCATTTACACCACCTCAAAAATGGCATTTTCCGATGAGAAACCGAATAATAAGTGGGTTATCAGAAGGGACAATTATTATTCAAGCAAAAAATAGAAGTGGTTCATTAATAACAGCATACCAAGCTCTTGAACAAAATCGCGAGGTATTTGCTGTACCTGGTTCCATATTTGATGAATGTAGTTCTGGTACTAATGAACTAATACAAAGCGGGGCAAAATTAGTTCAAAATGCATCACATATTATTGAAGAATTGCCAATCAATCATTAACGTTTTTGATTCAAAAGTATCAGTATTAAAAAGATAACTATGTACAAAATTTACAATATTAGTGAAAATATTCATGTTCTTTCTTATTAAATTGGTATATGATAAGGTTAATTTCTTTATTAGTGTTTGACAAATAGCATGGGAATATTTAATAATAGTGGAGATTTATATAGTGGAACTTCAGTCTCATGGGGTTTTTCCAATAGCAGTAAATGGATAGTTGGACATAACAGAATTTTA encodes:
- the rpsP gene encoding 30S ribosomal protein S16, whose protein sequence is MAVKIRLKRMGSKRSPFYRIVVADSRSPRDGRYIEVVGTYNPVVQPAEVKINEELAMKWMQDGAKPSDTVRNLFSKQGIMEKFHNAKLSK
- a CDS encoding KH domain-containing protein produces the protein MKELIEAIVKPLVDSPEHVEITELVTENQITYRLSVHKEDVGKVIGKQGRIAKAIRTVVYAAGSNSSKRIQLEIND
- a CDS encoding YlqD family protein; translated protein: MDILHRVTVKQILTETSKQALIEQFTNKKKLLEQECDQLYFQYKKVEKTSNQLATQFLKEIDKRREKIKLVEFQLQQVHTLPLGSELKEKEVEAIIEVNVGDNWNELMKERTIVIKDGIVDQIRLR
- the rimM gene encoding ribosome maturation factor RimM (Essential for efficient processing of 16S rRNA), with the translated sequence MAEKWFNVGKIVNTHGVKGEVRVISKTDFAEERYEPGNKLYIFKDGSNDPIEVVVDNHRVHKNFDLLTFKGMNSIQDVEQFKGSLLKVDENQLSELDEGEFYFHEIIGCHMYTDQGEEIGKIHEILATGANDVWIVKRNGDKDLLVPYIKDIVKEINIEEKKVIITPMEGLLD
- the trmD gene encoding tRNA (guanosine(37)-N1)-methyltransferase TrmD gives rise to the protein MKIDFMTLFPEMFDGVLNESILKKAQEKEAVQFRIINFRDYSSNKHNNVDDYPYGGGAGMVLQPQPIFDAVEDIERQTDAKPKVILVCPQGERFTQAKAEQLATEEHLLFICGHYEGYDERIREHLVTDEISIGDFVLTGGELASMVIADSVVRLLPGVLGNEDSPVLDSYSSGLLEHPHYTRPADFRGMKVPEVLLSGNHKRIEEWREQESLRRTFTRRPDLLETYPLTEKQKSLIKQWENEK
- the rplS gene encoding 50S ribosomal protein L19, producing MQKLIEDITKEQLKTDLPAFRPGDTVRVHVKVIEGTRERVQVYEGVVIKRRGGGISETFTVRKISYGVGVERTFPVHTPKIAKLEVIRRGKVRRAKLYYLRQLRGKAARIKEIR
- the lepB gene encoding signal peptidase I, encoding MTKKKNELLEWIKALAIAVLLAAVIRYFFFAPIVVDGYSMMPTLHTQDRMIVNKFSYKIGEPKRFDIVVFHATIDKDYIKRVIGLPGDHVEYENDTLYINGEAFEEPYLEEYKNQLIDGPLTEPFDLESIIGQSTVPEGHIFVMGDNRRQSKDSRHIGTVPIEEVMGKTSLVYWPISGFRIAE
- the ylqF gene encoding ribosome biogenesis GTPase YlqF; the protein is MTIQWFPGHMAKARRQVTEKLKLIDIVFELVDARIPMSSRNPMIDEIVSSKPRIVLLNKADKADDAITKQWLEFFKEKGIHALAIDAQTGTGLKQITALSKVLLKEKFDKMAAKGIKPRAIRALIIGIPNVGKSTLINRLAKKNITKTADRPGVTTAQQWVKVGQELELLDTPGILWPKFEDQLVGFKLATTGAIKDAILNLQEVTVFALNFLKEHYPNRLIGRFHLDELPDEIVPLFDEIGKKRGCIMPGGYIDYDKTSELVLREIRADKLGRLSFETPKQFTEQ
- a CDS encoding ribonuclease HII — translated: MQLTTKEIQDRLSEIKSDKDPFLKECKTDSRKGVQQLVQKWMKKYEQDKILQQQFYSMLSYERSAHNNGFHLIAGIDEVGRGPLAGPVVAAAVILKEECYMPGLNDSKKLSAPMREKFFNLIKENAQAIGIGIVAPEVIDQINIYEATKLAMKNAIKELEIQPNFLLLDAMKLELPISQESIIKGDTKSVSIAASSVIAKVTRDRIMLDIAKQFPEYSFDQHMGYGTKYHLEALQKYGVTVHHRKSFAPVKELLQSY
- a CDS encoding EscU/YscU/HrcU family type III secretion system export apparatus switch protein, which gives rise to MISSREIKQAIALRYDNEKEIAPKVIAKGKGLVAKEIIKAANKQEIHIQEDPALIELLSKLEIHQQIPEELYEAVAEIFAFLYKLDKEI
- the sucC gene encoding ADP-forming succinate--CoA ligase subunit beta, with the translated sequence MNIHEYQGKELLRKYGVSVPNGRVAFSVDEAVEAAKELGTDVVVVKAQIHAGGRGKAGGVKVAKNLDEARTYAEEILGKTLVTHQTGPEGKEVKRLLIEEGCDIKKEYYVGLVLDRATSRVVLMASEEGGTEIEEVAEKTPEKIFKEVIDPAVGLQGYQARRIAFNINIKKELVGQAVKFMMGLYQAFVEKDCSIAEINPLVVTGDGKVMALDAKLNFDSNALYRHKDIVEYRDLEEEDAKEIEASKYDLSYISLDGNIGCMVNGAGLAMSTMDIIKFYGGDPANFLDVGGGATAEKVTEAFKIILSDENVKGIFVNIFGGIMKCDVIAEGVVEATKQVGLEIPLVVRLEGTNVDLGKKILNESGLNITSAESMADGAQKIVSLVG
- the sucD gene encoding succinate--CoA ligase subunit alpha; amino-acid sequence: MSVFINKDTKVIVQGITGSTALFHTKQMLEYGTNIVGGVTPGKGGTEASGVPVFNTVQEAVQKTGANASVIYVPAPFAADAIMEGVDAELDLVICITEHIPVLDMVKVKRYMEGKNTRLVGPNCPGVITPDECKIGIMPGYIHKKGHVGVVSRSGTLTYEAVHQLSQAGIGQSTAVGIGGDPVNGTNFIDVLKAFNEDEDTYAVIMIGEIGGTAEEEAAEWVKANMTKPVVGFIGGQTAPPGKRMGHAGAIISGGKGTAEEKIKTMNECGIKVAETPSVMGETLISVLEEQGLLEKCKTH
- the dprA gene encoding DNA-processing protein DprA codes for the protein MDIVTKRLFLLSHCKGVSNQLLYKLYKIDPTLNIFYSLNDDEWTLYLNVKKDKVHAIKKEYNLIDFDSLYEKYIEHNISFVSLYDEKYPHLLKEISDPPPIMYYKGDISLAQRRHLISVVGTRYPTDYGKKALEHLLKPLIIDNWVIVSGMAKGIDTLGHETALHNGGKTIAVIAGGLFHIYPKQNIPLANVLMSSHLILSEHPPFTPPQKWHFPMRNRIISGLSEGTIIIQAKNRSGSLITAYQALEQNREVFAVPGSIFDECSSGTNELIQSGAKLVQNASHIIEELPINH